The Formosa sp. Hel1_33_131 genome window below encodes:
- a CDS encoding cytochrome c oxidase subunit 3: MDSTVVSTGTEGKTWGGGNQPLKSSYGKMMMWFFIVSDALTFSGFLAAYGFSRFKFIDYWPIADEVFTHVPFLHGQELPMIYVAFMTFVLIMSSVTMVLAVDAGHEMKKNKVIWYMFFTIIGGAIFVGSQAWEWATFIQGDYGAVQTKGGNILQFGTYKTIDGEEVFKRIAVEDFTTASHTDRTQHENKNGIWFVGEGALPAFSVSDVFHGLESHPDVLVRTQTINEEGEKTVLSRAASLKQVKNNGKRYVKGANLEVNEYGTPLFADFFFFITGFHGFHVLSGVVINIIIFFNVIIGTYERRKNYEMVEKVGLYWHFVDLVWVFVFTFFYLV, from the coding sequence ATGGACTCTACAGTAGTTAGCACCGGAACAGAAGGAAAAACTTGGGGCGGAGGGAATCAACCCCTCAAGTCAAGTTATGGTAAAATGATGATGTGGTTTTTCATCGTTTCCGATGCATTAACCTTTTCAGGCTTTTTAGCAGCCTATGGATTTTCAAGATTTAAGTTTATTGACTATTGGCCAATTGCCGATGAAGTCTTTACACACGTTCCCTTTTTGCACGGGCAAGAACTTCCAATGATTTATGTTGCTTTCATGACCTTTGTGTTGATTATGTCATCTGTGACCATGGTACTCGCCGTAGATGCAGGACATGAAATGAAAAAAAACAAAGTCATCTGGTATATGTTTTTTACCATTATTGGAGGGGCTATTTTTGTAGGCTCGCAAGCATGGGAATGGGCAACATTTATCCAAGGAGATTATGGAGCTGTACAAACCAAAGGTGGGAATATCCTACAGTTTGGGACCTATAAAACAATTGATGGTGAAGAAGTCTTTAAGCGCATTGCAGTCGAAGATTTCACAACCGCATCTCATACAGACCGTACACAACATGAAAATAAAAATGGGATTTGGTTTGTAGGTGAAGGCGCTTTACCAGCCTTTTCTGTGAGCGATGTATTCCACGGTTTAGAGTCACATCCAGATGTATTGGTAAGAACACAAACAATTAATGAGGAGGGCGAAAAGACAGTACTCTCTAGAGCAGCCTCTTTAAAGCAAGTTAAAAATAATGGAAAACGCTATGTAAAAGGAGCGAATTTGGAGGTCAATGAATATGGGACTCCCTTATTTGCCGATTTCTTTTTCTTCATTACAGGCTTCCACGGATTTCACGTATTATCAGGAGTTGTCATAAATATCATCATCTTTTTTAATGTAATTATTGGAACCTACGAACGTCGTAAAAATTACGAAATGGTAGAAAAAGTAGGTCTTTACTGGCACTTTGTAGATTTAGTTTGGGTATTTGTATTTACATTCTTCTACCTAGTTTAA
- a CDS encoding efflux RND transporter periplasmic adaptor subunit, whose amino-acid sequence MNKTVKIILGIVLLILLVFVLKYFKDSNAKEVVDYKIELPFYSTLDTKTVATGKLNPEEEIELKPQISGIVDQIFVEEGDLVQKGDLIAKIRVVPNEQALGSAKSRINTARLSFENAQTLFNRNKALFEKGVISKQDFENSELSLNQSKESYDQSKDDYQIIKQGSLSGGSSANTNIVAQIPGTVLEIPVREGDQVIQSNNFNAGTTIATIADMSKMIFEGKVDEAEVGKLEEGKDIVVILGAINEKEFPAVLTFVAPKGVEENGAVQFTIKADVTIDSSTKIRAGYSANAEIEIESKDSVLVIKEALLQFNRITEKPFVELQKENGSFKKKNIEIGLSDGINVEIIDGVEEGDKIKVWNKASEENNEDEEDDE is encoded by the coding sequence ATGAACAAAACAGTAAAAATTATTTTAGGAATCGTCTTACTAATATTATTAGTATTTGTATTAAAATATTTTAAAGACTCCAACGCTAAAGAAGTTGTAGACTATAAAATAGAACTGCCATTTTATAGCACACTCGACACCAAAACCGTTGCTACAGGAAAGTTAAATCCTGAAGAAGAAATTGAATTGAAGCCACAAATTTCAGGCATTGTAGATCAGATTTTTGTTGAAGAAGGCGACCTAGTACAAAAAGGCGATTTAATTGCCAAAATTAGAGTCGTTCCAAACGAACAAGCTTTGGGAAGTGCTAAAAGCCGTATCAATACCGCGAGACTTTCATTTGAAAATGCACAAACTTTATTCAATCGAAATAAAGCCCTTTTTGAAAAAGGAGTCATCTCTAAACAAGATTTTGAAAACAGTGAGTTGAGTCTCAACCAATCCAAAGAAAGTTACGATCAATCCAAAGATGATTATCAAATCATCAAACAAGGATCTCTTTCTGGAGGCAGTTCAGCCAATACCAATATCGTTGCTCAAATTCCTGGAACCGTTCTTGAAATTCCTGTTCGTGAAGGCGATCAAGTGATTCAAAGTAATAATTTCAATGCAGGAACTACCATTGCTACCATTGCCGATATGAGTAAAATGATTTTTGAAGGCAAGGTTGATGAAGCTGAAGTTGGAAAATTAGAAGAAGGCAAAGACATCGTAGTCATCCTTGGAGCGATCAATGAAAAAGAATTCCCTGCCGTTCTTACGTTTGTAGCACCTAAAGGCGTGGAGGAAAATGGTGCTGTTCAGTTTACGATCAAAGCAGATGTGACCATTGACTCTAGCACAAAAATTCGTGCAGGATACAGTGCCAATGCCGAAATTGAAATTGAAAGCAAAGACAGTGTGCTGGTGATTAAAGAAGCGCTTTTACAATTCAATCGCATCACCGAAAAACCCTTTGTAGAATTACAAAAAGAAAATGGAAGCTTCAAGAAAAAAAATATTGAAATCGGATTGTCGGATGGCATTAATGTGGAAATCATAGATGGTGTAGAAGAAGGCGATAAAATCAAGGTTTGGAACAAAGCTTCAGAAGAAAATAATGAAGATGAAGAAGACGATGAATAA
- a CDS encoding cytochrome c oxidase subunit 3: MDLTQGTTQVKQKRAKKMMLWFGIVSLIMSFAGLTSAFIVSSSREDWLSDFVLPNSFIYSTLIILLSSILLYAAKQTLKKNQATTTTSLLIGVLVLGIAFIYSQILGFNQIIDSGYNFTGPTSNITMSYIYVIAVVHIVHVLAGLVCLIVVIINQLNKKYSSENTLGFDLASTFWHFVDILWLYLFFFLYFFN; this comes from the coding sequence ATGGATTTAACGCAAGGTACTACCCAGGTAAAACAAAAGCGCGCAAAAAAAATGATGTTATGGTTTGGGATCGTCTCCTTAATCATGTCTTTTGCAGGCCTCACAAGTGCTTTTATTGTGAGTAGCTCACGAGAAGATTGGCTCTCCGATTTTGTACTGCCAAACTCATTTATATACAGTACCTTAATAATTCTTTTGAGCAGTATTCTTTTATATGCCGCGAAGCAAACCCTAAAAAAGAATCAGGCAACGACCACCACATCCCTTCTTATAGGCGTGTTAGTTCTTGGAATTGCATTTATCTATTCTCAGATTTTAGGATTCAATCAAATCATCGATTCAGGGTATAATTTCACAGGCCCTACCAGTAATATTACAATGTCCTATATATATGTAATTGCGGTGGTTCATATCGTGCATGTTCTAGCAGGGCTTGTATGTCTCATTGTGGTTATTATCAATCAATTAAATAAAAAATATTCATCGGAAAACACTCTTGGATTTGACCTTGCTTCTACATTTTGGCATTTTGTAGATATCTTATGGTTATATCTCTTTTTCTTTTTATATTTCTTTAACTAA
- a CDS encoding ABC transporter permease, with protein MIKFLFDRDTWQEVYDSMSKNKLRTGITMVGVWWGILLLITLLGAARGMENSFNRAFGDFATNSVFVWGQSTSKPFKGFQEGKRVQLKLSHAKKIEENVEGIEFVVPRNRNQALVVRNFLSGTYSINGDYPLLDKVQKKKLLKGRFINQNDIDGKKKVAVISEDIYKQLFEKDEQAIGQYIQMNSINFTVIGVSQNSNANMGPSSDIHIPFTTFQQIYNQGDTIGWLMITGKPEYNIKQIEEDAKLLLRNLNKVHPQDKRAFGSFNLGKEFAKITGFLKGMQFLTWFVGIATLIAGVFAIGNILLITVKERTKEIGVRRALGATPFEIKRQIVVEAVFLTLVAGLLGIISGGWMLIAADSAWGQGDDATLVNASVSIAVVFVALLLLVTLGTLIGLIPAFKATSIKPIEALREE; from the coding sequence ATGATTAAATTTTTATTTGATAGAGATACATGGCAAGAAGTCTATGATAGCATGAGCAAAAATAAATTGCGCACGGGCATCACTATGGTGGGTGTTTGGTGGGGTATTTTATTGCTCATCACCCTTTTGGGAGCTGCCCGTGGAATGGAAAATTCGTTTAACCGTGCGTTTGGCGATTTTGCGACCAACAGTGTTTTTGTATGGGGACAAAGTACAAGCAAACCTTTCAAAGGATTTCAGGAAGGAAAAAGAGTGCAGCTCAAATTGTCACATGCCAAAAAAATAGAAGAAAACGTAGAAGGCATCGAATTTGTAGTCCCTCGAAATCGAAACCAAGCACTGGTTGTCCGTAATTTTTTATCAGGGACTTATAGTATAAACGGGGATTATCCTCTACTAGATAAGGTACAAAAGAAGAAATTATTAAAAGGGCGCTTCATCAATCAAAACGATATTGATGGCAAAAAAAAAGTGGCTGTTATTTCAGAAGACATCTACAAACAATTGTTTGAAAAAGATGAGCAAGCTATTGGTCAATATATCCAAATGAATAGTATCAATTTTACAGTAATTGGAGTCTCACAAAATAGCAATGCTAATATGGGCCCAAGCAGCGATATTCACATTCCATTCACCACCTTTCAGCAAATTTATAATCAAGGCGACACAATTGGGTGGCTAATGATTACAGGTAAACCCGAATATAACATCAAGCAAATTGAAGAAGATGCTAAATTGCTATTGCGTAATTTGAATAAAGTCCACCCCCAAGACAAGCGTGCTTTTGGAAGTTTTAACCTAGGAAAGGAATTTGCTAAAATCACTGGGTTTTTAAAAGGAATGCAATTTTTAACATGGTTTGTGGGCATTGCAACCCTCATTGCGGGCGTGTTTGCCATCGGAAATATATTATTAATTACCGTGAAAGAACGCACCAAAGAAATTGGTGTGAGACGCGCACTAGGAGCAACGCCTTTTGAAATCAAACGCCAAATTGTAGTAGAAGCTGTATTTTTGACCCTCGTAGCAGGATTGTTAGGCATTATTTCAGGGGGATGGATGTTGATTGCGGCGGACAGTGCATGGGGACAAGGCGATGACGCAACACTCGTAAACGCCTCCGTATCCATAGCCGTCGTTTTTGTAGCCTTACTGCTCCTTGTCACCCTCGGAACACTCATAGGGCTCATCCCTGCATTTAAAGCCACAAGTATCAAACCAATAGAAGCATTAAGAGAAGAATAA
- a CDS encoding cytochrome C oxidase subunit IV family protein: MAEHAHKLEIFRGLIKFKSNTQKIWGVLLLLSIITAVEVVLGVYKPASLMVPSMTPFEGGFGALLGNILFSGFIYMKSLNLIFIVLTIVKAYYITWDFMHMRDETKSLRRLVAWTVIFLICYLLFILLQEGGYIESVYTNGYVKRDF, from the coding sequence ATGGCAGAACACGCACATAAGTTAGAAATTTTTAGAGGCTTAATAAAGTTTAAGTCCAATACACAAAAAATATGGGGAGTCCTTTTGTTACTTTCCATTATTACAGCAGTAGAAGTGGTGTTAGGGGTTTACAAACCAGCTTCCTTAATGGTTCCGTCAATGACCCCTTTTGAGGGCGGGTTTGGAGCGTTATTAGGCAACATCCTATTCTCGGGATTCATATACATGAAAAGCCTTAATTTAATATTTATAGTGCTTACTATTGTCAAAGCCTATTATATTACTTGGGACTTTATGCACATGCGCGATGAAACAAAATCCCTTCGAAGATTAGTCGCTTGGACCGTCATCTTTCTTATTTGCTACCTCTTGTTTATTTTACTACAAGAAGGCGGCTATATAGAATCTGTGTACACAAACGGATATGTGAAACGCGATTTCTAA
- the cyoE gene encoding heme o synthase codes for MSNHTYTTSKATTFLADFKAVTKMGLSISVVFSSLAGYLLAADVVDFQTLVLLAIGGYFMVGASNVFNQIIERDLDVLMDRTKNRPIPAGRMTVTYAFILAIILTVAGLSILYSINERTAMFGAISICLYTSAYTPLKTKTPLSVFVGAIPGAIPFMLGWVAATGKFGIEAGVLFMLQFFWQFPHFWAIGWFLHEDYQKAGFNMLPTGKRDKGTALQAIIYTAWTILISIVPVFGFTGRLQLSVVAMILTLAAGFWFLYYGFRLFKNLTDKAARQLMLSSVVYITLIQIIYVSDKFIRLWI; via the coding sequence ATGTCGAACCACACTTACACAACATCTAAAGCAACAACATTCCTAGCCGATTTTAAGGCAGTCACCAAAATGGGCTTGTCTATTAGCGTCGTATTTTCATCCTTAGCAGGTTATTTATTAGCAGCCGATGTCGTTGATTTTCAGACTTTAGTTCTCTTAGCTATTGGAGGGTATTTTATGGTAGGCGCTTCTAATGTGTTCAATCAAATTATAGAGCGCGACTTAGATGTGCTCATGGACCGCACCAAAAACAGACCCATCCCCGCCGGAAGAATGACGGTGACTTACGCCTTTATCCTAGCAATTATTTTGACTGTTGCAGGACTGTCTATTTTATACAGTATCAACGAGCGTACCGCCATGTTTGGTGCCATTTCAATATGTTTATACACGAGTGCATACACCCCTTTAAAAACAAAAACTCCACTCTCCGTTTTTGTGGGAGCCATTCCCGGAGCGATTCCTTTTATGTTGGGATGGGTGGCTGCCACTGGAAAATTCGGAATTGAGGCAGGTGTCTTATTTATGCTTCAATTTTTTTGGCAATTCCCACACTTTTGGGCCATCGGTTGGTTTCTACATGAAGACTATCAGAAAGCAGGCTTTAATATGTTACCAACAGGAAAACGCGACAAAGGCACTGCACTTCAAGCCATTATATATACCGCTTGGACGATTCTTATTTCGATTGTACCTGTGTTTGGTTTTACAGGCAGACTACAGCTCTCTGTTGTCGCCATGATTCTAACACTTGCAGCCGGTTTTTGGTTTTTATACTACGGATTTAGACTGTTTAAAAATCTAACCGATAAAGCCGCACGCCAACTGATGTTGTCGAGTGTTGTTTATATTACTTTAATTCAAATTATTTACGTTTCAGATAAATTTATCAGACTATGGATTTAA
- a CDS encoding helix-turn-helix domain-containing protein, producing the protein MGNFKEQNNIILKSLGYHIRLIRQEKQLRQKTVAKLCDMDSGSYSNIENGKRNITILTLFKISKVLKISMTELMNFELKK; encoded by the coding sequence GTGGGAAATTTCAAAGAACAAAATAATATAATCTTGAAATCTTTGGGCTATCATATAAGACTGATTCGTCAAGAAAAACAACTACGTCAAAAAACTGTTGCCAAACTCTGTGATATGGATAGTGGAAGTTATTCTAATATCGAGAATGGTAAACGCAACATTACAATCTTAACGTTGTTTAAAATTTCTAAGGTGCTGAAAATCTCAATGACTGAGTTGATGAACTTTGAACTGAAGAAATAG
- a CDS encoding ABC transporter permease, with product MFDIDFWREIFQSINKNRTRSLLSGFTVTFAILLFTILFGLANGLNNTFAEAFVDDAANAMFIRSGTTTKAYKGMQAGRRIQFRNEDYEYIKTDFDDDVEFITSRIYKNVAASFRNEKNNYSLRAVHPDHQYLEKTKVYQGRYINQRDMDLKTKVVVIGKLVKEDLFLKVDPLGKYINLSGIPYKVVGVFSDDGGDDEERLLYMPLSTAQQVYGNNDYVDQINLTYKPELDFNQAIDFGLDLEKKLKERFLVATNDQRAVRIFNMAMQNKGINQMTSVLGILILIIGMGTLIAGIVGISNIMIFIVKERSKEIGIRKALGASPKSIVSIILVESIFITTIAGYFGLLLGVGILEWVGPSLKPYFITNPSVSTSLVVSATLTLIGAGTLAGYLPAKKASKIKPIVALRDD from the coding sequence ATGTTTGATATCGATTTTTGGCGCGAAATTTTTCAAAGCATCAACAAAAACCGCACACGAAGTTTGTTGTCCGGATTTACGGTGACCTTTGCGATTTTGTTATTTACCATATTATTTGGGCTTGCCAATGGGTTAAACAACACCTTTGCAGAAGCCTTTGTGGACGATGCTGCCAATGCCATGTTTATCCGCTCAGGAACAACAACCAAGGCCTATAAAGGCATGCAAGCGGGACGACGCATACAGTTTAGAAATGAGGACTATGAATACATCAAAACAGATTTTGATGACGATGTAGAGTTTATCACCTCTCGGATTTATAAAAATGTGGCCGCCTCCTTTAGAAATGAAAAAAATAACTATTCCTTACGCGCCGTACATCCTGACCACCAGTATTTAGAGAAAACCAAAGTATATCAAGGACGCTATATCAATCAACGCGATATGGATCTAAAAACCAAAGTGGTCGTCATAGGCAAGTTGGTCAAAGAAGATTTATTTTTAAAAGTGGATCCCTTAGGGAAGTATATTAATTTAAGCGGGATTCCTTATAAAGTTGTCGGTGTTTTTTCAGATGACGGTGGCGATGACGAAGAACGACTGCTGTATATGCCGCTCTCGACAGCCCAGCAAGTTTATGGCAATAATGATTATGTCGATCAAATTAATCTTACTTACAAACCCGAACTAGATTTTAACCAAGCGATTGATTTTGGATTGGATTTAGAGAAAAAATTAAAAGAACGGTTTTTAGTCGCCACTAACGACCAGCGCGCGGTCCGCATTTTTAATATGGCGATGCAAAATAAAGGCATCAACCAAATGACTTCGGTTCTGGGGATTCTAATCTTAATTATTGGGATGGGAACACTGATTGCAGGCATTGTAGGGATTAGTAATATTATGATTTTTATTGTCAAAGAGCGCTCTAAAGAAATCGGCATCCGAAAAGCCTTAGGCGCTTCCCCAAAATCGATTGTTTCTATTATTTTGGTTGAATCTATTTTTATAACCACCATTGCTGGCTATTTTGGGTTGCTGTTGGGTGTTGGAATTTTAGAATGGGTGGGTCCAAGTTTGAAACCTTATTTTATTACAAATCCTTCCGTGAGTACAAGCCTTGTAGTTTCAGCGACGCTTACACTTATAGGAGCCGGAACTTTAGCTGGGTATTTACCCGCAAAAAAAGCATCAAAAATTAAACCCATAGTGGCACTAAGAGACGACTAG
- a CDS encoding SCO family protein, with translation MKKTSYSYVGVSFIILIFGIIVVPKIIDRIQNNDIVSTDGRSKDVQMTVSDTTPLSYLIINGEAKKVMPFQFVNQDGIMISNANFAGKVYLVEFFFSTCPTICPKMNKNLVDIQNTFPDRPDFGIASFTINPEYDTQAVLKTYADDYGVTNPNWHFMTGDKEAIYNLANAGFNLYAAEVEGADGGFEHSGNFALIDKEGYIRSRTDAFGNPKIYYKGIISQAEQFDEDGESEDISALKEDILKLLENE, from the coding sequence ATGAAAAAAACTAGTTATTCATACGTAGGTGTTTCGTTTATCATTCTAATTTTTGGAATTATTGTGGTTCCTAAAATTATAGATCGCATTCAAAATAACGATATCGTAAGTACGGACGGGCGTAGTAAAGACGTTCAAATGACCGTTTCTGATACCACGCCTTTATCGTATCTTATCATCAATGGCGAAGCTAAAAAAGTGATGCCTTTTCAGTTTGTCAATCAAGATGGAATCATGATTTCCAATGCCAATTTTGCCGGCAAAGTGTATCTTGTTGAATTTTTCTTTTCAACCTGTCCAACGATCTGCCCAAAAATGAATAAAAATTTAGTGGACATTCAAAACACATTTCCAGACCGTCCCGATTTTGGAATCGCTTCGTTTACTATCAACCCAGAATACGACACCCAAGCGGTTTTAAAAACCTATGCCGATGATTATGGAGTGACCAATCCCAATTGGCATTTTATGACCGGCGATAAAGAGGCAATATACAATCTTGCGAATGCAGGTTTTAATCTATATGCTGCTGAGGTCGAAGGTGCCGATGGAGGCTTTGAACATTCAGGAAACTTTGCACTTATCGATAAAGAAGGGTACATTCGCTCCAGAACAGATGCTTTTGGAAATCCAAAAATCTATTACAAAGGAATTATTAGCCAAGCAGAACAATTTGATGAAGATGGCGAATCCGAAGACATCAGCGCTCTTAAAGAAGATATTTTAAAATTACTAGAAAATGAATAA
- a CDS encoding ABC transporter ATP-binding protein, whose product MLEIKQLHKSYAIGDSSLHVLKGIDLSVAQGEMVAIMGSSGSGKSTLLNIIGMLDEADGGDYILDQVPIKNLTEKKAAIYRNKFLGFIFQSFNLINYKNALENVALPLYYQGLKRKERQEKARFHLEKVGLLDWETHLPSELSGGQKQRVAIARALASDPKLLLADEPTGALDTTTSYDIMAFLQQLNNEGKTILIVTHEEDIAAMCKRIVRLRDGVIMEDKKVTQVRAESHV is encoded by the coding sequence ATGTTAGAAATAAAACAACTTCATAAATCCTATGCCATTGGGGATTCCAGTTTACATGTTCTTAAAGGGATTGACCTTTCTGTAGCACAGGGCGAGATGGTCGCTATTATGGGATCTTCAGGATCTGGGAAATCAACTCTTCTGAACATCATAGGCATGTTAGACGAAGCAGATGGAGGAGACTATATACTAGATCAAGTTCCTATTAAAAATTTGACAGAAAAGAAAGCCGCGATTTATCGCAATAAATTTTTAGGATTTATTTTTCAATCGTTTAACCTTATTAATTATAAAAATGCCCTTGAAAATGTAGCGTTGCCTTTGTACTATCAAGGCCTCAAACGAAAAGAACGTCAGGAAAAAGCACGTTTTCACCTCGAAAAAGTAGGCCTCTTAGATTGGGAAACGCATTTGCCAAGTGAATTGTCTGGAGGACAAAAACAACGGGTCGCTATTGCCCGTGCCTTAGCCTCCGATCCAAAACTCCTTTTAGCAGATGAACCCACAGGTGCGCTAGATACGACCACCTCTTACGACATCATGGCATTTTTACAACAACTCAACAACGAAGGCAAAACGATTTTAATCGTCACCCACGAGGAGGATATCGCTGCCATGTGCAAACGCATTGTACGTTTGCGAGATGGCGTCATTATGGAAGATAAAAAAGTAACCCAAGTTAGAGCAGAATCCCATGTTTGA
- a CDS encoding DUF420 domain-containing protein, translating into MNNTPLSAEKKYQLWINVVSVAVPVVVALLFMVRLPNVESLTFLPPIYASINGITAVLLILAFVAIKYKKIALHENLMKTAIVCSFLFLGMYVAYHMTSDSTKYLGEGGIKYVYYIILFSHIILSIIVIPLVLISYVRARLGNFESHKKIVRYAFPVWLYVAVTGVIVYLMIRPYYI; encoded by the coding sequence ATGAATAACACACCATTATCAGCTGAAAAAAAATACCAACTATGGATTAATGTTGTGTCCGTAGCCGTTCCTGTTGTAGTCGCATTACTGTTTATGGTGCGTTTACCGAATGTAGAGTCGCTTACATTTTTACCCCCTATTTATGCTTCTATAAACGGTATTACAGCTGTTTTATTGATATTGGCATTTGTTGCCATTAAATATAAAAAAATAGCATTGCATGAAAATTTAATGAAAACAGCCATTGTTTGTTCTTTCTTGTTTTTAGGAATGTATGTGGCGTATCACATGACCAGTGATTCCACAAAATATTTGGGAGAAGGTGGCATCAAATATGTCTATTATATTATTTTATTTAGCCATATCATTCTTTCAATAATCGTGATTCCCTTAGTGCTTATCAGTTACGTACGAGCGCGTCTTGGAAACTTTGAATCCCATAAAAAAATAGTGCGCTATGCATTCCCAGTGTGGCTATACGTCGCTGTAACGGGCGTAATTGTATATCTCATGATCCGCCCTTACTATATTTAA